The proteins below come from a single Stomoxys calcitrans chromosome 1, idStoCalc2.1, whole genome shotgun sequence genomic window:
- the LOC106091901 gene encoding arylalkylamine N-acetyltransferase-like 2: MTSTNMTDNDYRICLIQPDDRQRVLDFCRIHYYTEEPLTVGTTPKQQDKADEDFNMSNIQHGTCLMAVHAQSEEIVGAVLAGPKGPDEAEHIFEEAAQEGGSKWGVILKFLGYVERDASVCKRYGVERVLHAHVLGVDGKMRGHNIGGRLMSELQKLGKNLNYALLTADCTSYYSAKLCERLGWDCVNVAYYRDYVDENQRPIITPPPPHECCKTYAVRL; encoded by the coding sequence ATGACGTCGACTAATATGACAGACAACGATTACCGCATATGCCTCATCCAGCCAGACGATCGTCAGCGTGTTTTGGATTTTTGTCGTATCCACTACTACACCGAGGAACCTCTTACTGTGGGAACGACACCAAAGCAACAAGACAAAGCCGATGAAGATTTCAACATGTCCAACATTCAGCATGGCACCTGTCTGATGGCAGTACACGCCCAAAGCGAAGAGATTGTGGGGGCTGTTTTAGCGGGCCCCAAAGGTCCCGATGAGGCCGAACATATCTTTGAAGAGGCCGCCCAGGAAGGTGGCTCAAAGTGGGGTGTAATCCTCAAGTTCTTGGGTTATGTGGAACGCGACGCAAGCGTTTGCAAACGGTATGGTGTCGAAAGAGTTCTGCATGCGCATGTTCTGGGCGTAGATGGCAAAATGCGTGGCCACAACATTGGAGGCCGATTAATGAGCGAGCTGCAAAAGTTGGGAAAAAACTTGAATTATGCACTCTTAACGGCCGACTGTACCAGTTACTATTCGGCTAAATTGTGCGAGCGACTTGGTTGGGATTGTGTGAATGTTGCCTACTACAGAGATTATGTCGATGAAAACCAGCGGCCAATCATTACCCCCCCACCTCCCCATGAGTGTTGTAAGACATACGCTGTGCGGCTTTGA
- the LOC106091900 gene encoding arylalkylamine N-acetyltransferase-like 2, translated as MIELKVVTKQDRPQVAKLLRKYFYPDEPLTGNLEPIGTASPADEEFILDNIQHGTCVMAIDRTTNKAVGVCIAGPQRANEADHLAHEAKKEGNTKWGKILSLLARIEYEAKVAERYSVQRILYIVGTCVDSSMRGRDLGGRLYNAVRDIGKAKGYQLLRSDCSSFYSAKIKEKLGWDCINTVHYKEFVDEHNVPVFSPPAPHVSCKSYALRL; from the coding sequence ATGATCGAACTTAAGGTCGTTACGAAGCAGGATAGGCCACAAGTCGCGAAACTCTTAAGAAAATACTTCTATCCTGATGAACCCTTGACGGGCAACCTCGAACCTATTGGCACGGCCTCTCCCGCCGATGAGGAATTCATTTTGGACAACATACAACATGGCACCTGCGTTATGGCCATAGACAGGACAACGAATAAAGCAGTTGGAGTTTGTATTGCGGGACCGCAAAGAGCAAATGAGGCTGACCACCTGGCTCATGAAGCCAAAAAGGAGGGGAATACCAAATGGGGCAAGATATTGAGTCTCCTTGCCCGCATTGAATACGAAGCCAAAGTGGCTGAACGTTATAGTGTCCAACGCATTTTGTACATAGTTGGCACCTGTGTCGACTCGTCCATGAGGGGCAGAGATCTGGGAGGTCGTCTCTATAATGCAGTGCGTGATATAGGCAAGGCTAAAGGATATCAACTACTAAGGTCCGACTGCAGCAGTTTCTATTCAGCAAAAATCAAAGAGAAATTGGGATGGGACTGTATCAACACCGTTCACTATAAGGAATTTGTTGATGAGCACAATGTGCCTGTATTTAGCCCCCCTGCACCACATGTCAGCTGTAAATCCTATGCCCTGCgactgtga